cccgatatagtaattgtgacataatcttggcggacggagggagtagtagttTATGGCCCAtcattttttcaaatatatcACACCCTaaatatatttacaaaataatactcatcatttcattttttttttcttatttatggcCCACAAAAATAATCCGGCGATCGGTATTTGACGTGTCCGACCAAGCACCATATTGACATACatgcgtaattaaaaaaaaaataacaaaaatccACCTTGCCAAAAACGCATCTCGAAtgttaaagaaaagaaatattttttttcattgtaTCTCTATTCTAACTCCCCCCCTCGACCACCATCTCCTCTGCGGCAACAAAGAAGAACAAAACCCTTAAAATTTTGTTAAAACTTCAGTTTTTACAACTTTGATCTTGTTGCGCTTGATTCTTGTTGGAAGTGCTTGTGAGGCATGAGTCCAATCGGGACTGAGTGGGGAAAGAAGGATGGCGGTGACGGAGGCTGCCGCCCGTTCCGATGAGAGAGCGAGGGAGATGGAGGTGGTGGAGAGTGGCAACGACGACGAGGCTGTTGCTGTCCGACCAAGAGAAGaggagaaggcggcggcgatTCTCGTTGTTCGTCATGAGAAGAGAGGGCGGCTGCTGTTcacggcgagagagagagaaaattaggGATTTGTAGATTTTGGGGGTCTTAGTGTTTTGAGTCAGGGTAGGAGGAGGAGCAAGAGTCGCCACCAGAACTTCCGCCGGCCTCCGAAACTTATTCGGGATTCTAGGTCGGAACAACTCATGCGTGACAGACGGTTTCACGCGATACAACCAACTGCTTGCACCAAGCTAGTAAACTTGAAGCAATTGATTCTGAGATGTGAAAACAATTAATGGAAAATAGCAGATATTGAGTATGACCCGCGCTGATTTTGGTTGCGGGGAAAGGTGAAGGAGGTGCCGGAAATTTGCTCAGTGTAGAGGCCGGAGGGGCAGAGGAGGGGGTTGTTCTGGCCGCGGGAGAGAGCTCTGGAGATTGCCTCTGACGAGAAGTGGTTACGGAATCCAGAGTAGTAGACCAGCTCGGTTGGAAAAGGCAGCCACGCCGCCGCGGGCGAGAGGCGAGAGGCAGGAGAAAAAAATGACGGTGGTGGCGGGGCCGAAGGCGGCGCCCTTCGCCGGGGAAGGGAGAGACCGAACGATCGGCATCAGTCTCGTCGGAATTTCAGAGGCGGTGGCAAACCGCCATCTCCTCCGCCGCCCACCACCATCTCCATTTCCGCCCTCTGCCCACCACACTACTTCATATGTGTTTTCAAAGATATggaatttcttaaatttttttattttttttattccacgTGTACTTCCAACATGGCGCTTGGCAGGACACGTCAAATACCGGTCACAGAATTATTTTTGCGggccacaaataagaaaaaaaaaatgaaatgatgagtattgttttgtaaatatgctTAGGGTAAGATATATTTGAGAAAATGCCCAAATGATAGGCTATAAACTGATATTTACCCAATTAAGAATTTTGgtgagattaatttttttttggcgaATTTTTGTAAGATTAGTGAGCATTCTTAATTAAGAATTGTTGGAAAGATCAGGAGCATTCCGTTTGATTTTTTagtaaaatcaaatcaaattaaaattatattatttgaatttaaataagagtCTCATTTAGAGATAGTCATTTTGAACagtaaaacacaatatttggtcattcatataaaaaacataaattttgatcattttttacgttttaaaaTTGTTTTGTCCTTAATTACAGGGGATcagattcgggtttgcgcgtGGATCAAAtacacttggcactattagtgccaaaagtatcaatagaaaaaaaaaaatcaagtaaattggtacctttggcacaaatgacaatattagtgcTAAAAGtacaaacataaattaaaaaaaatcaagtaaattggtacttttggcacaaatggtaatattagtgtcaaaagtatCATTCGATGATTAAACCctaagggcgtgtttgatattggctaatacattgtattagctaatttagtactgatcagtctagtgtttggtattatttagtaataataatgcggatgatccggtttaatcccacgatccagtattattaatccagatttcttaggattaacttaaatcaggatattctgtatttagccatgatagcaaacaccaactcagtattaataatatgtcattatccacgctaaatatcctgattacaaattatcctacataatcctttactgaaaaccaaacgagccctaaAATGGAGAATGTAAAACCTTAACTGGAGAATCTAAACCCAACGGgtaagtgttcaaaatggtcatatagcTACACTCATCTATATAAGATAAGACAATATATCAGCACAAATATATGACActattgacactaatatgaTCACTAGTACCAATCGTGCATGGCATTATTGGCACTGATGGTGCCAAGTgtaccaatttacttgatttttttttcctgttggtacttttggcactaatagtgccaagtgtacctaacccgcgcgcaaatcCGAATCCGtcccgccctaattaagggcaaaacagtcataaaacgtaaaaaaatttgtcaaattttgtgtttttcaaatcagtggtcaaattttgtgttttcttctttaaaatggtCACACAGATGTATTGTTTctttaaaaaatcaaatcaagtcAAATTAACTGAATTAAAATCAAActaaatcaaatcaaaattttggccaTCAAGTGTACTTTATGGGTGCTTGAATCATGGATGAATGTTTTTCTTTCCATACAACTTTCACAAAATCACAAAATAAAGTTAGATGTTATGGTACGAATGGTAGAAATCATCTTAATTCGTACTAGGTCTTGGTGCAAAACACTTGGTATGAATGTATCAAGTGTACTTTATGGGGGTGCTTGAATCATGGAATGTTTTTCTTTCCATACAACCTTCACAAAATCACAAAATAAAGTTGGATGTTATGGTACAAATGGTAGAAATCATCTTAATTCGTACTAGGCTTTGGTGCAAAATACTTGGTATGAATGTATCTATTTGTACTAGTCATTCCAAGATTTGGGGCACTAGTTGTTCCAAGTCTTACCGCAAAATACTTAGTACGACTGATACGAATGTGAAAGTGTAACTTCGCGGAACCCGGATACGAGGCACTGTGTTAAGACAACAAAACACCAGTGCACACAGAGAAAaattgcagcggaaataaaaaTGAACACAAGAGTTGGAAACAATTTCTTCAAGTTATAGAATAACTTGAAGAAGCCTTATGGCAAAATAACTAAAAAGATAATGAACACTCACGTCCAAAATACCTTTACAAGATTTTAGGTATTTGAACACTTGACACTCTCACTAACAAACGCAAACTGGATTCAAGAGCTATACTTCGAAATCCAACAAAACAAATGAATGCTATAGCTAATGTTAACATGACACAAGACACAACACCCGTACACAGATCACTCTCTAAGCTCAATATCTTCTCTCTGAATTTGTGATCTGAACTGAATTTCTCCTTGGTATTTATAGGCCTTCCGAACTTGATCTCCAAGGTAGAAATCGTGGGTTGGGAGGTGGATGAGTGACCGTTGAGTTTGTTGAAATAAATAGTCCACACAAGCCACCCCTTCCTTGTTTTTAGGAGCTGCCCAACTAGCTCATCTCTTATCTCAACAAGCTTCTCTATCTTCTCTCCACTTCCTCCTTTGTAGCAACTGAAAGCTTCGTGTCTTTCATTCGATTGTAGCTCCAAAACTTCCAAGTCTTGACTTAGTCAATTTCCTCTACACAAAAATGAAGAAAGACAATACACTATACAATAAACATGAGAATTTATTATGGAGTTAAAATCAATTCCAACAGAATGTACCTATATTTTATGTCAAGATTTGAAACGATTAGTACGAATAAGTACGTTCACACCATTCGTTCCATGAGCTGGCATCAATGTACTTGGAACGACTGATACACATATACCTATTCGTATCAATTATTCCAACAACAATAAAAAAACTAGATCTGATCTAAATGTGCAACAAAATCCTAGATTTGATTATGACTTATGAGATCGCAAGAAATTTGTAGATCTGATTCAAATAAACAGTTTGTGAAAAAATTGTTGAACAAAATAACATGTAATCGGACAGCAAtcgttaaaaaaatattataccaATAAATCCATAAAAAGGGttatttcttttccttttttttaagggttattTCTTGATGGACTTCATCTTGACTTTCCACATCGCCAAATTTATGACGTACTGGTGGATGTTTCCTATTTTTCTTCGCCGGATATGGTTCTACTTTTAGTAGGAGTCATCATTTTAACACCAAAATGAAGAAATTGTAGTCGAAAACAAAACATTATATGACGTTGCGGAGAATGGTAGTTGTGGCGTAGTAGAGCAGTGGTTGCGGCGCGGCAAAGCAAGAGCAGTGGCGGCGCAGTAGAGCGAATATAAGGTTTGGAGAGTATTTCATGATCAAGAAAGAATTCTTTTGCatgaaatgtgaaaaagtgaaatggTAAATCTTAATCAACACGGCAAAATGGCCGAGGTTTACTACAGGGGTATAATCGtctaaaaacttaaaaattgacTAAATTGAAATTATGTCAGTGTATGGCGTTGCAGAGAACAATAGTTGTGCCGCAGTAAAGGAACAATGGTTGTGGCACGACAGAGCGAATATAAGGTTTGTTTGGAGAGTATTTCGTGTTAGAGAAAGAGTTTTTGCTGTGAAATGTAAAAAAATGAGATAACCTCATGGTCTGCTTCCTGTCTCAATGagtttataaattcaaaaatcaGCAAGTATGTTCTCAGGTTTGATGTCTAGGTGAATAATCTTTTGCCTGCAACACAATCTTCATGAATGATCTTTCTTCTACAACTCCAATCAAGAGACCTATCATGACTTCTGTTGAATATCCTTGTGTCCCCAGAGAGCCCTACACATCTGTGAGTTTTCTCTGCACACAAGTCAATTAGTTCAACCAAGTTTACAGAGCTTCAACCTCTACAACAAATGACTTCTTGATATGAGACTCCATCAAGGCGTTTCACAACAATTCTCGTATTAACAACCCTTCATAAACTGTGTCGAATCCTCCCTGTCCAAGTTTCTTGCTAAAGTTTTCAGTTGCAATTACCAACTCTTGACAAGAAAATCTACTGGGCATGCCAGCTACATTGTCTAAAAATCCCTCATTCTGTTCACAACTTCTCCTTCTTCCAATTACAACAAATACACTAAAGAGACTTGATCCAAGCGCAGGCCATAACAAGCtagtcttcttcttctcttgcTTAGCATATTTATCAAAGAAAATACCTCCTATGGCAAATAAGCAAAATCACTGGTGGAGTAGCTATAGCGCATGAATATATCTTTGCAAGAAGCATGCCTCTTtgcaaatattgatatttgtaTTGCTATTGTCAGCCCTGAAGGAGAAGTATGATATATCCTCAAGGTCCAAGAAACAGTGAATTGTCTGAAGCATTACAAGAAAATGGAATGACTTCAGAACAACCTAGCTAAGGATTTCTTTCAGTTACAAGCCTAAAGCTTGTGGATTCTGAGCTTGACCAGGGCAACTGCATTGCCCATTTGAGCAAATCCCATGTTTGCCATAAACCATGGGATTGTTACATATATCAATGTCAAAAATATCATCTACTTCCCTCCAGTTCCTCATATCCTCCTGCTCAAATACTCTAACATGCCCATCATGCCCTAATTTCATATACTTAATCAATTTCCTCTCAATTAGAGAAATAAAGGAAATATGTTTAACATCTCTAAATGTAAATCCAAAGCAATTCTACACTAATAACCACTGGGATCTGCTAAATGAATAGTTCAAGTATGAAGCTGCAACTAGGTTTTTACAAGTTGAAGGCAATCCTTCGCTGCTTATAAAAAGATGTAAAAGCATATTCTGCCAAAATCTCTGGATCTGTAGAAAATCAGTCTGGTTCTTCCCTTTGCTCATCAAGTTGCTTGTATATGTGGATATCACCCCGCCTGCTCCATCATTGCTGTTGCAGCAAAAACGGCTGAAAAGAATCATTGTACTCTACTCATATGACTAATCAAAACAATGCACTTCACAGAAACTACGATGACCCTGAAATCAAAGTTCGATTACAAAGGCATGGACAAATTGTGTGCATCATGAACTGTGGGAAAAAGTTCAAAGTCATTCTTCAATCCAAACACACACAAGGTTCAAATATGCAACTCCAGTCATCTATAAGACATTGAACCTCCATTTCCCACAATGCATCAAACAAGGCCTCTATTGGAACCAGATAAGGAAATTTCCACTCAACTTTTAGGGAATATCAAACTAAAATTAGGGAAACATCCAAAATGACATTGAAAATATTGTGAATTTGTTTTTTCCCCTCAAATTTTTACATATGTCAAGATCAATATATACTCTCAACACAAATTCACATCCTTGCTTCCAAGTTTAGAACATAATATAGCAACACGTTTCAATAAGAACATCACATTGTAAAATAAATCAGATGCAAACcccctctatttttttttttattcagcTACACTTTCGAGTAGAACATCAAAGAACAATGACTGCGATCAACCACTTTACCTCACccctatatttttttattcagcCACAGTTTCGAGTAGAACATCAAACAACAAGGACTATGATCAACCACTTTACCTCACTCCATGATCACTTTAGCCCCGATCTCCTTCATCTTCCCGATAATCTTCTCAGCCTCATCCTTCGTCACGCCTTTCTTCAGCAAAGTCGGCGCTTTTTCCACCAAATCCTTCGCCTCCTTCAAGCCCAGATCCGTGCACGCCCTCACTTCCTTAATAATCTTAATTTTCGAAGCCGCATCGAAACCGCCCTCGAGCTTCAAATCAAACGAcgtcttctccttcttctcctcctcTTTCGCCGCGCCTCCGGCGCCTTTCCCCTTCGTCCCCGCCATTCCCGGTCCAAATCCCATCCCGGGCATCATAACTGCCATCATCGGCATTTCCTCAATCCCCAATTTCTGCCTCAGAACCTCAGCTAAGTCCGCTATTTCGAGCAGTGTTAGACCAGAAAGTTCGTCAACGATTTCATCTACTCGTTGCGATGAGGCAGGCTTCGACTCCTGAGCTGTATCCGAGAATCTTCGAATCAGATTAGGGTTTTTCAGCGGGGTTTCGATTCGGGGACTGGGTGTGATGGATTTGGGGAGGCGGGAGAGGGATTGAGAAATGAAGCGGGTAAAATAGTGTTTCATTGCGAAGAAATATTAGATTTTATTGGGAAAATAGCAGTAATTTTCAGAGATGGAGATGAATTCGAAGGATCTTAAGAGTTTGAAGAATCGGAATTAGGGGTTTGGCTGAAATTTGAAAACCCGAGAGAAACGATAACAGAACACAACAGGGTTTAAGGATTCGGGTGGGTTGGTTTCAATCTGGATCCTAAATTTGACCCGCTCACGTCAAACAAAACTAATGGCCAAATCAATAGTATTTCAATATTAACTTTTCGTCAAATAAAAAAAGTTGAGGCTAGGAAATGTATTTTTCCAAATTAAATTTAAGCCTTTTGAATCGCTGACTGTATAACTAAAAATACGTGTCCTTGTCTGCGTGTGTTgaccaagcggtaaggggttaatgcctaaggccaaaagTCTCGGGTTCGAGTCTCATGTggcgcgacctttaaatttctttatttaatactgttaatttatcaaaaaaaaaaaaaatacatgtccttaattctaaataaaaaaaatgttctcAAAGCACACTAAGCGATGCGAACTCCTACCTATAAATAGTGAAGTTTATGATTCAAACCCCACCGTGCACCCTCCCCCAagttaaaaaaactaaaaaaactaaaaatacatatttataaATCTGAAACACTAAGATTTAGAGCTAAATATAATACTTTTTTCGTcctcataaaatatagtattcacttattgtgagtggagaatttatcaaaaataaatttatattttacgaGAACGACATTTTATGAGGATAGGAGGAGTACTTAAAGATCAAGTAGTGTTTCATTTTgtgtcttttaattttttttatatatttttttgcatatatttatttaatttatgttttatatgctttaatttaattttatgatcaTTAACGAAGGCTCATTAGGGTATGTAagtaatttttatcatttataatttattatcagggttgataaattcaaaatcaCGGTGTGtatagtatttaaaaaaaaattaatagtatttgtaaataaaagttaaggagtaattaataataaattttaacttTATAAAAACTTAAACTAGTATTAAAATACTGTAATAGAGTAAGAGTCACGAGACACATAAAATGATGATAAATATAGAATACAGTGCAGCGACAGAGTGATTGTGATTAGCATGGAAAAGGCAGAAGTAGATCGAACGACAGTAATGAAGAAGAAGCAATGGCAATGGTATTCTAAGAAGACATGCTCCTGCAATTCTTCCTGATCTCTCCTCTGCGGCCCGTCAATGGCGAAATGTTCCCCATCTTCACCATGGACTTGGCAAACTGGTCGAAGAACACCTCCTTGCTCTCCGCATATCTCTTCACCAGCTCCAGTGATTCTTGATTCTTGGTGACCAGCACTTGATCGGAGCTGAGGAGGCCCTTGAAACTCAGCAGATTCTTGAAGTAGGCGTTGTCGAAGCTCGTGGGGGAGACGAAGTCGAGGGGGAAGAGGTTCTGATCGCCGCCGGACTGTGGGCACCTGGTGCGCAGCTGGGCTGCGTAGGACTGCTCCAAGCTGGAATCTGGCTTTGCGTTTCCTGTCTGGTTGTAGAGCCTCTGTCTGAAGCTCGTGCATCTTGCTTTTCCTATGGTGTGGCTCCCGGACAACGCTACAAGATCAACAATGTTCAATCCTTGTAGCTTGAACTTGGTGAGGATTGTTTGGAAGGTGTTGTTTGGAGCTGGGATGTTGTGGTTTGATCCACTCAAACTTGCTCCTTTTGAGTCCCTTCTCCCCAATGGAACCACCCAACTTGGCCCACCAGCCTGCACCACCACATAAACATATGTTAATTCATCTACCTCCTATTTAATGGAATGCATGCATGCACTCACAACAACTGTGGAATCTCTTGCAGCAACAGCCAATATATCTGCACAAGAAACGGTTTGAGGGCAGGCTTTCTCCACCGCTGATTTAATCTCATCAATCACATCAAATCCACGGACTGAATTTCTGTTGGGAACCGAGTTTTTCTCACTCGTTAAGCCTCCACCGCTGTCCAAAAGAATCGATGCATCGCATCCCTTCAAACAATATTAAGGACTTCATTAGTATATATGCATCATCTCTCTCTACAATGTGAAACAAAACCTACCTTAACGAAGCAGTCATGGAAATGGAGCCTGAGGAGTGAAGCAGCCATGCGAGGCTCTCTAGCCACGGCTTTGGCCACGATGGACTTGACGATTGGCAGAGCTTGTGGGCATGACCGGTCGTAGAATTGTGGGTAGAGGTAGCCTCCATTTGTGCTGTGGCAGAAGCAGAGAGGAGCAATTGTGACAAGAGTAGTTACAATCAAGATTAAGTTGGCCatttttgtgtttgtgtttgagGAAAGGCTTGCTTGATGATTTGGGAGATGCAAGTGTTTTAAGTATTTATAGACTTTACTTTTGAGAGAAACAGAGTCAGAGTAATTGGAGTTGGTAGGATTTTGAGTTGAATTGGTTACTGTCTCCATGATAcagatttaaatataatatttttattatatatatgtaaagtAGAATAATATGTGAAGTATATGATTTGTGTAAGAGTATATGAAATTGAACTATGATGTAGCTAAGAAAAGACCCAGTCTAGAGGGTATATGGGAAAAGATGATGAATTGGAAAGTACATCACCTGCTCTGTTGACAAAGGGGGCTTCAATTACTCAAATAATTTA
The genomic region above belongs to Salvia miltiorrhiza cultivar Shanhuang (shh) chromosome 5, IMPLAD_Smil_shh, whole genome shotgun sequence and contains:
- the LOC130986719 gene encoding peroxidase 72, with protein sequence METVTNSTQNPTNSNYSDSVSLKSKVYKYLKHLHLPNHQASLSSNTNTKMANLILIVTTLVTIAPLCFCHSTNGGYLYPQFYDRSCPQALPIVKSIVAKAVAREPRMAASLLRLHFHDCFVKGCDASILLDSGGGLTSEKNSVPNRNSVRGFDVIDEIKSAVEKACPQTVSCADILAVAARDSTVVAGGPSWVVPLGRRDSKGASLSGSNHNIPAPNNTFQTILTKFKLQGLNIVDLVALSGSHTIGKARCTSFRQRLYNQTGNAKPDSSLEQSYAAQLRTRCPQSGGDQNLFPLDFVSPTSFDNAYFKNLLSFKGLLSSDQVLVTKNQESLELVKRYAESKEVFFDQFAKSMVKMGNISPLTGRRGEIRKNCRSMSS
- the LOC130986718 gene encoding uncharacterized protein LOC130986718, whose product is MKHYFTRFISQSLSRLPKSITPSPRIETPLKNPNLIRRFSDTAQESKPASSQRVDEIVDELSGLTLLEIADLAEVLRQKLGIEEMPMMAVMMPGMGFGPGMAGTKGKGAGGAAKEEEKKEKTSFDLKLEGGFDAASKIKIIKEVRACTDLGLKEAKDLVEKAPTLLKKGVTKDEAEKIIGKMKEIGAKVIME